The proteins below are encoded in one region of Sander lucioperca isolate FBNREF2018 chromosome 11, SLUC_FBN_1.2, whole genome shotgun sequence:
- the LOC116038127 gene encoding voltage-dependent T-type calcium channel subunit alpha-1H-like isoform X2, with the protein MTDFERQKEEQRREVAIAIPLQEVANPHPQEEQLPYPTLAPVAVTCLKPSRRLRNWCLQVAYSPWFVYLTVAMILFRCASLSYYKPGEMKSTMQEIVDALIFIYFIVEMLIKMMVLGVFGYRGSYFSNNWNKLDFIINCGEMLDFILENCGIHFQFCQVLSPLRLISRVPSMLDVVTVLLGIVPMLANVLVVYIFVIQIFAVVGVQLWAGQLRNRCFLGEDIPTKYNVSLNPYYMNKYGEKLPFICSPDGKSGMQRCHDVPPYNINGENCSLAAHHYASAVDELVSTVAGASANACVNWNMYYNVCRPGDHNPYMGTISFDNIGYAWITIFQVVSLEGWAEIMFYVIDAHSWWSVLFFVLVTVMGSFIMMNVCAVVIATQFSDNMKQETAEQSVGAVAIAWLYGKLTGWLQGISRKFNRLHNKVHPHGGSSRIDDPVIFQVWRPFMQKLKRTVNSKLFDRLIMFAVFLNIVTIAIEHHDQPKKLTDMLQISNIVFTIIFVVELVLKLLALAWTYFRDWNNSFDFVIVIISLWEIISNADGRLSVLRAFRLLRFVRLLHFLPYLKRQLLVLKRTMKEASTLCMLLLFVIFIFSVMGMHLFGGKYYYETQHGEVIVERKNFDTLLWAMVTVFQILTQENWNLVMYNAMATTSEWGCIYFVVVIILGKHVLLNILVGIVVQSFQARHFSGMDQDSSRPSCESTSSTPEILIPENPAQTDNDDRNGPSGPNRGLSLSACWPSRFNAINAAPGEDSAPTDTNGDNRCLNLIQKTVSWCKEHEEWSFYVFSPQNRFRICCQRLISHKMFDYMVLVFILLSCITIAVERPEINLKSTERWILNTAGYVFSAVFFVEMLFKVIALGLLFGKESYCRSAWNAVDGFLVILSLVDILISLASTSGKHVLGVLKVLRLLRAMRPLRVIKRAPKLKLAVEALLASVKPIGHIVLICCTFLFFYAILGVQLFKGKFFYCVGQDTRNITNKTECLSANYRWERKVYNFDSLPQALQSLFVMYSKDGWVNIMYDGLDAVGVDEQPVTNYNEWMLVYFITFMIMSFFLLDMFIGVMVETFHQCQQDQKKAALQVLPQEAEVSQDQCEESEQIPYYEHYSSTRRSIHTFCTSNFVELFMAAIIFLSVLMMAFQHYDQPPYVEKITDYSYYVFTVILIIEVLLKLVAFGLLRFLQSRWNLLDIAVVLISIISIILQEMDMSDSIPINPSILRVCRVLRLAQVLKAKKIRVLLKTIIKTLSQVGNICLLFAFFFFVYAALGVELFGRLECTEDNVCLGLHRYTNFKHFGMALLTLYQVCTGDNWSGIMADTLRQCRPNDDGCLSYLYWVSPIYFSTFVVMAQFVLVNLVVAAIMQALEDSHENKPTNVCLPLEEEEELERERATLSSGQSVGARCSHSISEGSSD; encoded by the exons ATGACTGACtttgagagacagaaggaggagCAGCGGCGGGAGGTGGCAATCGCTATACCATTACAAGAAGTTGCCAACCCACACCCGCAGGAGGAGCAGCTGCCCTACCCGACCCTGGCCCCTGTAGCTGTCACCTGCTTAAAACCGTCCAGAAGACTCCGTAACTGGTGTCtgcaagtggcctatagccc ATGGTTTGTGTATTTGACTGTAGCGATGATCCTCTTCAGGTGTGCAAGTTTGTCCTACTACAAGCCAGGTGAAATGAAGAGCACCATGCAAGAG ATAGTGGATGCCTTGATCTTTATCTACTTTATTGTGGAAATGCTCATCAAGATGATGGTCCTGGGAGTCTTTGGCTATAGAGGGAGTTACTTTAGCAACAACTGGAACAAGCTGGACTTCATCATCAACTGTGGAGA GATGTTGGATTTTATCTTGGAAAACTGTGGCATCCACTTCCAGTTCTGTCAAGTGCTCTCTCCGTTGCGACTCATCAGCAGAGTACCAA GTATGCTGGATGTGGTGACAGTACTCTTAGGCATCGTGCCCATGCTGGCAAATGTTCTGGTCGTCTACATCTTCGTCATACAAATCTTTGCCGTTGTGGGAGTCCAGCTGTGGGCGGGGCAGCTGCGCAACCGCTGCTTCCTGGGAGAGGACATTCCCAC AAAGTACAACGTGTCCTTAAATCCATATTACATGAACAAGTATGGTGAAAAACTCCCATTTATCTGTTCGCCTGATGGCAAGAGCGGGATGCAACGCTGCCATGATGTGCCACCTTACAACATAAATGGGGAAAACTGCTCATTGGCTGCTCACCACTATGCTTCAGCTGTAGATGAGCTTGTCTCTACGGTGGCTGGGGCCAGTGCTAACGCCTGTGTCAACTGGAACATGTACTACAATGTCTGTCGGCCCGGGGACCACAACCCTTACATGGGAACAATTAGCTTCGACAACATTGGCTACGCCTGGATAACCATATTCCAG GTTGTCTCACTGGAAGGATGGGCGGAGATCATGTTTTATGTTATTGATGCTCATTCTTGGtggagtgttttattttttgtactcGTCACTGTT ATGGGCTCCTTTATCATGATGAACGTGTGTGCAGTCGTCATCGCCACCCAGTTCTCGGACAACATGAAACAAGAAACAGCAGAGCAGAGTGTCGGTGCTGTGGCTATCGCATGGCTCTATGGCAAGTTAACTGGATGGCTGCAGGGGATCTCCCGTAAATTCAACAG ACTTCATAACAAGGTGCATCCTCAtggcggcagcagcaggattgatGACCCAGTG ATCTTTCAGGTCTGGAGACCATTCATGCAAAAACTTAAGAGGACTGTCAACAGTAAACTCTTCGACCGATTGATCATGTTTGCTGTTTTCCTCAATATTGTCACCATAGCCATAGAGCATCATGACCAG CCTAAGAAGTTGACAGATATGTTACAGATCAGTAACATTGTCTTCACCATTATATTTGTTGTGGAGTTGGTCTTAAAGCTGCTGGCTCTCGCGTGGACATACTTTAGGGACTGGAACAACAGCTTTGACTTTGTCATTGTTATCATCAG TTTGTGGGAGATAATATCTAACGCAGACGGCCGGTTGTCAGTTCTGCGTGCATTTCGTCTGCTGCGGTTTGTGAGGCTGCTTCACTTCCTCCCTTACCTGAAGAGACAACTGCTCGTGCTGAAGAGGACCATGAAAGAGGCATCCACACTCTGCATGCTACTGCTGTTTGTCATCTTTATTTTcag TGTAATGGGTATGCACCTGTTTGGTGGTAAATATTACTACGAGACGCAGCACGGAGAAGTCATCGTTGAGCGAAAAAACTTTGACACCCTGCTCTGGGCCATGGTCACTGTGTTCCAG ATTCTGACTCAGGAGAACTGGAATCTGGTGATGTACAATGCCATGGCAACTACCTCCGAATGGGGCTGTATCTACTTTGTTGTGGTCATTATATTGGGAAAACATGTTCTTCTCAATATACTTGTGGGCATAGTGGTTCAGAGTTTCCAGGCTAGG CATTTCTCAGGTATGGATCAAGACTCTTCTCGCCCTTCCTGTGAGTCTACCAGTTCCACTCCGGAAATCTTGATCCCTGAAAACCCTGCACAGACAGATAACGATGACAGAAAC GGCCCCTCAGGACCCAACcgaggcctctctctctctgcttgttGGCCCAGCAGATTCAATGCGATTAACGCTGCCCCAGGAGAAGACTCTGCACCTACAGATACCAATGGGGACAAT AGATGTTTGAACTTGATCCAGAAAACGGTCAGCTGGTGCAAAGAACATGAAGAGTGGTCGTTCTATGTGTTTTCTCCACAGAACAG gtTCCGCATCTGTTGTCAACGCCTGATCTCTCACAAGATGTTCGACTATATGGTTCTGGTCTTCATTCTCCTCAGCTGCATCACCATCGCTGTGGAGAGGCCTGAAATAAACCTTAAAAGCACG GAGCGTTGGATCCTGAATACGGCCGGTTACGTATTCTCTGCTGTCTTCTTTGTAGAGATGCTCTTTAAG GTTATAGCTCTTGGTTTGCTGTTTGGGAAGGAGAGCTACTGCCGGTCTGCCTGGAATGCTGTGGATGGTTTTTTGGTGATTCTGTCTTTAGTCGACATCTTAATCTCTCTGGCCAGTACAAGTGGAAAACATGTGCTGGGCGTGCTCAAAGTTTTGCGCCTGCTACGCGCAATGCGCCCGCTGAG gGTGATCAAGCGAGCCCCAAAACTGAAGCTGGCTGTGGAAGCCCTTCTCGCCTCGGTTAAACCCATCGGGCACATCGTTCTTATTTGCTGCACCTTCCTCTTTTTCTATGCCATTCTTGGGGTGCAG TTGTTCAAAGGGAAGTTCTTCTACTGTGTGGGTCAGGACACAAGAAACATCACCAACAAGACTGAATGTCTGTCGGCCAACTATCGCTGGGAACGAAAGGTGTACAACTTTGACAGCCTGCCTCAG GCTCTGCAGTCCTTGTTTGTAATGTACTCTAAGGATGGCTGGGTGAACATTATGTATGATGGCCTGGATGCTGTGGGAGTAGATGAACAG cCTGTAACGAACTACAACGAATGGATGCTTGTTTATTTCATCACCTTCATGATTATGAGCTTCTTTCTCCTCGACATGTTTATTGGTGTAATGGTGGAGACCTTCCACCAGTGTCAGCAGGATCAAAAAAAAGCAGCTTTACAAGTGTTACCACAAGAGGCCGAAGTATCACAGGACCAGTGCGAGG AGTCTGAGCAGATTCCATATTACGAACATTACTCCTCTACTCGTCGGTCTATCCACACTTTTTGTACCAGTAACTTCGTGGAACTCTTCATGGCTGCCATAATTTTCCTCAGTGTCTTAATGATGGCTTTCCAACATTATGATCAACCTCcg tatgTAGAGAAGATTACAGACTATTCCTACTATGTGTTCACCGTCATCCTGATCATCGAAGTCCTGCTAAAGCTTGTGGCGTTTGGCTTACTGAGGTTCTTACAAAGCAG ATGGAATCTGCTGGACATTGCTGTCGTCTTGATTTCCATAATCAGTATTATTTTACAAGAGATGGATATGTCAGACTCAATTCCCATTAATCCCAGCATCCTTAGAGTCTGTAGAGTACTCAGACTAGCACAAg TGCTGAAGGCCAAAAAGATACGAGTTCTGCTGAAAACCATTATCAAGACGCTGTCACAG GTTGGAAATATTTGTCTACTTTTTgcattcttcttcttcgtctACGCTGCGCTGGGAGTGGAGCTCTTTGGCAGGCTAG AATGCACCGAAGATAACGTTTGCCTGGGTTTACATCGATACACCAACTTTAAACACTTTGGGATGGCCCTGCTCACGCTCTACCAAGTGTGCACCGGAGACAACTGGAGCGGGATTATGGCA GACACATTGAGGCAATGCCGTCCAAACGATGATGGCTGTTTGAGCTACTTGTACTGGGTCTCTCCGATCTACTTCTCCACTTTTGTGGTTATGGCCCAGTTTGTGCTGGTAAACCTG